From Rudanella lutea DSM 19387, a single genomic window includes:
- a CDS encoding polysaccharide deacetylase family protein gives MYHKVDPLTPGPLTVTTEQLRQHITYLQTSGYQFVTLNQVLNSVASPAIALPRRSVLLTFDDGYENNLTYAVPILHELSVSATIFVPTAYVGQTNVWDEGTDALLTVEQLKGLSEAGIALAYHTHEHLNFKNETGARIRADLEQSHAEAERMGLPMAPAFSYSYGGRPKNPADRQLMRETMARLGIKLAFRIGNRINPLPLRDLYELNRIDVRGSESFARFRRKVKWGKLV, from the coding sequence ATGTACCACAAAGTTGACCCGCTCACGCCCGGCCCGCTGACCGTGACTACCGAACAGCTGCGCCAGCATATTACTTACCTGCAAACGTCGGGTTACCAGTTTGTGACCCTGAACCAGGTACTCAACTCGGTTGCCAGCCCCGCCATAGCCCTGCCCCGCCGGTCCGTGCTGCTTACTTTCGATGATGGGTACGAAAATAACCTGACCTATGCCGTGCCGATTCTGCACGAACTGTCTGTGTCAGCTACTATTTTTGTGCCCACCGCCTACGTCGGGCAAACCAACGTCTGGGATGAAGGTACTGACGCTCTTTTGACCGTCGAACAGCTCAAAGGTTTAAGCGAAGCGGGCATTGCACTGGCGTACCATACGCACGAGCATCTGAACTTCAAAAACGAAACGGGTGCGCGTATCCGTGCCGATCTGGAACAGAGCCATGCCGAAGCCGAACGGATGGGATTGCCCATGGCCCCGGCGTTTTCGTATTCGTACGGCGGTCGGCCCAAAAACCCGGCCGACCGGCAGCTGATGCGGGAAACAATGGCCCGGCTGGGGATTAAACTGGCGTTTCGGATCGGAAACCGGATCAACCCGTTGCCCTTGCGCGACCTTTACGAGCTGAACCGGATCGACGTACGCGGTTCTGAATCGTTTGCCCGGTTTCGGCGTAAGGTGAAGTGGGGTAAACTGGTATAA
- a CDS encoding ABC transporter permease — MNLFKISWSNLRDKPLSSFLSGLLMTLGIAIISLLLLLNKQLDEQFRKNIRGIDMVLGAKGSPLQLILSSIYQIDSPVGNIPLAEAERLTRNPMIKTAIPLALGDNYRSFRIVGTDKQYLDHYEVTVGQGKLFAQPLECVIGPRVAQVTGLKIGDTFAGSHGLDEAGEAHEDAKYKVVGILNPSNSVADQLILTPVASVWAIHDEHGHEEHADEHEAEATAGGAAVEEEHDHEHEGHDHEEGETHEEEREITSMLIKFRNPMGMMLARGINTNSKLQAAMPNIEVNRLFDLLGVGVETLRYLALAIILVAGISVFVSLYNSLKERRYEMALMLSMGATRTQLFLMLLLEGLVLALIGFVAGLILSRLSLWAISGYVQGNYHYDLTNFSILSEEWYILAAAVIIGLVAAALPALGVYRMNISRTLAEE, encoded by the coding sequence ATGAATCTCTTCAAAATCAGTTGGAGTAACCTCCGCGACAAGCCCCTGAGCAGTTTCCTGAGCGGTTTGCTCATGACCCTCGGCATCGCGATTATTTCGTTGCTTCTGCTGCTCAACAAGCAGCTCGACGAGCAGTTCCGAAAAAACATCCGGGGAATCGACATGGTGCTGGGTGCCAAAGGAAGCCCACTGCAACTGATTCTGTCGAGCATTTACCAGATCGATTCGCCCGTGGGCAACATTCCGCTGGCCGAGGCCGAGCGGCTTACCCGCAATCCGATGATCAAAACGGCGATTCCGCTCGCTCTGGGCGACAATTACCGCTCGTTTCGGATTGTCGGGACAGACAAGCAGTACCTCGACCATTACGAGGTAACCGTGGGTCAGGGGAAGCTGTTTGCTCAGCCACTGGAGTGCGTCATTGGCCCACGGGTAGCCCAGGTTACCGGCCTGAAAATTGGCGATACGTTTGCCGGGTCGCACGGCCTCGACGAAGCAGGTGAAGCCCACGAGGACGCCAAATACAAGGTGGTGGGCATTCTGAACCCCAGCAACTCAGTAGCCGATCAGCTGATTCTGACGCCGGTAGCGAGTGTGTGGGCCATTCATGATGAACACGGGCACGAAGAACATGCCGACGAACACGAGGCTGAGGCAACTGCCGGTGGGGCGGCTGTGGAGGAAGAGCACGACCATGAGCATGAAGGCCACGACCACGAAGAAGGAGAGACCCATGAGGAAGAGCGCGAGATTACGAGTATGCTCATCAAGTTTCGGAACCCGATGGGGATGATGCTGGCCCGTGGTATCAACACCAACTCGAAGCTTCAGGCGGCTATGCCTAATATTGAGGTGAACCGGTTGTTTGATTTGCTGGGCGTGGGCGTCGAAACGCTGCGGTATCTGGCACTGGCTATTATTCTGGTGGCGGGAATCAGCGTGTTTGTGTCGCTGTATAACTCACTCAAAGAACGCCGGTACGAAATGGCCCTGATGCTGTCGATGGGCGCTACCCGAACGCAACTATTCCTGATGCTCCTGCTCGAAGGGCTGGTGCTGGCCTTAATTGGTTTTGTGGCCGGGCTGATTCTGAGCCGCCTGAGTTTGTGGGCTATTTCGGGCTACGTTCAGGGCAACTATCATTACGACCTCACTAATTTCAGTATTCTGTCTGAGGAATGGTACATTCTGGCGGCTGCCGTAATCATTGGGCTGGTAGCGGCTGCACTGCCCGCGCTGGGCGTGTACCGGATGAATATCTCGCGGACACTGGCGGAAGAATAA
- a CDS encoding ribonucleoside-diphosphate reductase small subunit gives MAELTAIEPILEEDKGRFVLFPIKHWDIWEFYKTHEASFWTAEEIDLGQDLKDWANLNDNERHFISHVLAFFAASDGIVNENLAVNFLSEVQYAEAKCFYGFQIMMENIHSETYSLLIDTYIKDAAEKDRLLNAIDTIPCVQKKAEWALRWISNGSFAERIIAFAAVEGIFFSGSFCSIFWLKKRGLMPGLSFSNELISRDEGLHRDFACLLYTDHIQHKLPEEQVYTIIKDAVKIEQEFVTDALPVSLIGMNADLMNQYIEFVADHLLVSLGLRKVYNVSNPFDFMDMISLQGKTNFFEKRVGEYQRGEVMAKFRAMKAKATQPEAGEAAPVEVVEEKKFSMEEDF, from the coding sequence ATGGCAGAGTTAACCGCAATTGAGCCAATTTTAGAAGAAGACAAAGGCCGTTTTGTCCTTTTTCCGATCAAACACTGGGACATTTGGGAGTTTTACAAAACCCACGAGGCTTCATTCTGGACCGCCGAGGAAATCGACCTTGGACAGGATCTGAAAGACTGGGCTAATCTTAACGACAACGAGCGCCATTTTATCTCGCACGTACTGGCCTTTTTTGCTGCCAGCGATGGTATCGTAAACGAGAATCTGGCGGTCAACTTCCTGTCGGAGGTGCAGTACGCCGAAGCCAAGTGCTTCTACGGTTTCCAGATTATGATGGAGAACATCCACTCGGAAACCTACTCCCTGCTGATCGACACGTACATTAAGGATGCCGCTGAGAAAGACCGGTTGCTCAACGCCATCGACACGATTCCGTGTGTGCAGAAAAAAGCCGAATGGGCACTGCGCTGGATCAGCAATGGTTCGTTTGCGGAGCGGATTATTGCCTTCGCAGCCGTAGAAGGCATTTTCTTCTCGGGTTCGTTCTGCTCAATCTTCTGGCTCAAGAAGCGGGGACTGATGCCGGGGCTATCATTCTCCAACGAGCTTATCTCACGCGACGAAGGTCTGCACCGCGACTTTGCCTGTCTGCTTTACACAGACCACATCCAGCACAAACTGCCCGAAGAGCAGGTGTACACCATCATTAAAGATGCGGTTAAGATTGAGCAGGAATTTGTGACCGACGCCCTACCGGTATCGCTGATCGGGATGAACGCCGACCTGATGAATCAGTACATCGAGTTTGTGGCCGATCACCTGCTGGTATCGCTCGGCTTACGGAAGGTGTACAACGTATCCAATCCGTTCGACTTCATGGATATGATTTCGCTGCAAGGCAAAACCAACTTCTTCGAGAAGCGGGTTGGCGAGTATCAGCGGGGCGAAGTGATGGCCAAGTTCCGGGCTATGAAAGCCAAAGCTACACAACCCGAAGCCGGTGAAGCCGCTCCGGTCGAAGTAGTCGAAGAGAAGAAGTTCTCGATGGAAGAAGATTTTTAA
- a CDS encoding Hsp20/alpha crystallin family protein has protein sequence MRAIDNVFSGTGGQIDLLNTLYGGSSMTTMNVDREDDRLVITLSAPGVSANSFNVLIEGNKLVLYTLLVGESARQDYDILDPDAQPQRLAVPMFLRVLDIPTFVDAEQIEAVHEDGRVMVYLPLNSEDQLHRRIDIKDLF, from the coding sequence ATGAGAGCGATAGACAATGTGTTCAGCGGAACGGGAGGTCAGATTGACCTTCTCAATACGCTCTACGGCGGTTCGAGCATGACGACGATGAACGTGGACCGGGAAGACGACCGGTTGGTCATTACGTTGTCGGCCCCTGGCGTCAGTGCCAATTCATTCAATGTTCTGATTGAAGGCAATAAACTGGTTTTGTACACACTGCTCGTTGGCGAATCGGCCCGGCAGGACTACGATATTCTTGATCCCGACGCGCAACCACAGCGTTTGGCTGTACCGATGTTTCTGCGGGTGCTGGATATTCCCACGTTTGTGGATGCAGAGCAAATTGAGGCCGTACATGAAGACGGCCGGGTGATGGTGTACCTGCCGCTCAACAGCGAAGATCAGTTGCACCGCCGGATCGATATCAAAGATCTCTTTTAA
- a CDS encoding glycoside hydrolase family 3 protein has translation MNPDKLRTNERPERSRSGTHLARLGVLALLGLSTVGLAQKAKPVQPKLGTRSVKTIQVGSFTFKDLNRNGRLDPYEDWRLPAETRSRDLLRQMSVEQKVGFMLISTTRLKNDWSFEAPRGKEPITSDFNEDDLVATMNMFTKKPLPTPIMNAAGTTKAVTQFGLRHFILRANVSARITAEWANKLQALCESQPLGIPAIVASNPRNHITASAAIGTSVGKTVFSSWPGELGLAAMRDLKLTREFADIARQEWAAVGLRKGYMYMADLATEPRWQRVDGTFGENADWAAQMITQVVLGFQGPKLGPTSVAMTTKHFPGGGAGKEGQDPHFDWGKTEVFPGGMFENNLIPFKAAIKAGTSAIMPYYSMPVGTAYEPIAYAYNRAVIHDLLRLKLGFKGIINSDTGPIEMMPWGAENLAIPERYKRTLEAGVNLYSGTADPSSLLETVKSGMVDMKLIDDSVVRLLNEKFELGLFENPYVDEDAAEQIVGNKSFQARADLAQRKSIVLLRNENKTLPLKARTKVYFETYQKRAGAPASGPGEVFTKNNPNLPVEFVKTPDEADVILLWIAPGSRSLFASDGSPLELSLSKNAVDVGYINALIAKKPTVLAINYTNPWVIDEIYNPAVKDNVKGVLATFGTTAEAVLDVVTGQFKPTGKMPFTTPISAQAVKNGKEDVPGYLEGPGYALFKYGEGLTY, from the coding sequence ATGAATCCTGACAAGTTAAGAACAAATGAACGGCCGGAGCGCTCCCGATCCGGCACCCATCTCGCCCGCCTGGGTGTATTGGCCCTGCTTGGGCTGAGTACCGTAGGGTTAGCCCAAAAAGCAAAGCCTGTTCAGCCAAAATTGGGCACCCGATCGGTAAAAACGATTCAGGTTGGCTCCTTCACGTTTAAAGACCTGAACCGCAACGGACGGCTCGACCCTTACGAAGACTGGCGCTTGCCGGCCGAGACCCGGAGCCGTGATTTGCTGCGTCAGATGTCGGTGGAGCAAAAGGTTGGTTTTATGCTCATCAGCACCACCCGCCTGAAAAACGACTGGTCATTTGAAGCACCCCGGGGCAAAGAGCCCATTACGAGCGATTTCAACGAGGACGATCTGGTGGCGACCATGAATATGTTCACCAAAAAGCCCTTGCCCACACCTATTATGAATGCCGCTGGAACCACCAAGGCCGTAACCCAGTTTGGGCTGCGCCATTTCATTTTGCGGGCCAACGTGAGCGCCCGCATAACGGCCGAGTGGGCCAACAAGCTACAGGCTCTCTGCGAAAGCCAACCGTTGGGTATCCCGGCTATTGTGGCTTCGAACCCGCGCAATCATATTACCGCTTCGGCCGCTATTGGTACGAGCGTCGGCAAAACCGTGTTTTCGTCGTGGCCCGGCGAGCTGGGCCTGGCTGCCATGCGTGACCTCAAGCTAACCCGCGAGTTTGCCGACATTGCCCGGCAGGAGTGGGCCGCCGTGGGCCTTCGCAAAGGCTATATGTACATGGCCGATCTGGCAACGGAGCCGCGCTGGCAACGGGTAGATGGCACCTTTGGCGAAAATGCCGACTGGGCCGCGCAGATGATTACGCAGGTGGTGCTTGGTTTTCAGGGACCGAAGTTAGGCCCGACCTCGGTTGCCATGACCACCAAACATTTTCCGGGCGGAGGGGCCGGTAAGGAAGGGCAGGACCCGCACTTCGACTGGGGAAAAACAGAGGTGTTTCCGGGCGGAATGTTCGAAAATAACCTGATTCCGTTCAAAGCGGCCATCAAAGCGGGTACGTCGGCCATTATGCCGTATTATTCCATGCCTGTTGGGACTGCGTATGAGCCTATTGCTTACGCGTACAATCGGGCTGTCATTCATGATCTGTTGCGGCTTAAACTTGGCTTCAAAGGCATTATAAACTCCGATACGGGCCCCATCGAAATGATGCCCTGGGGAGCCGAAAATCTGGCCATTCCCGAGCGGTATAAGCGTACACTCGAAGCCGGCGTAAACCTTTACTCGGGCACGGCCGACCCGTCGAGCCTGCTCGAAACGGTGAAAAGCGGCATGGTAGATATGAAGCTGATCGACGACTCTGTGGTGCGCTTGCTGAACGAGAAATTTGAGCTGGGCCTTTTCGAAAACCCGTACGTGGACGAAGATGCCGCCGAACAGATTGTGGGCAACAAGTCGTTTCAGGCCCGCGCCGACCTGGCCCAGCGGAAATCCATTGTGTTATTGCGAAACGAGAATAAAACACTGCCCCTGAAAGCTCGTACCAAGGTGTACTTCGAAACGTATCAGAAGCGGGCGGGTGCACCGGCATCGGGGCCGGGCGAGGTGTTTACTAAAAACAACCCGAACCTGCCGGTGGAGTTCGTAAAAACGCCCGATGAGGCTGATGTAATACTGCTCTGGATTGCGCCCGGCTCACGGTCGTTGTTTGCCTCCGACGGGAGCCCGCTCGAACTGTCGCTGTCGAAAAATGCGGTAGATGTCGGGTACATCAACGCACTCATCGCCAAAAAACCGACCGTTTTGGCCATTAATTACACCAACCCGTGGGTGATCGATGAAATTTATAACCCGGCCGTCAAAGACAATGTAAAAGGGGTGTTGGCCACGTTCGGAACCACTGCTGAAGCCGTGCTTGATGTGGTTACCGGGCAGTTTAAGCCGACCGGTAAAATGCCGTTTACCACCCCTATATCGGCTCAGGCGGTCAAAAACGGAAAAGAGGATGTTCCAGGTTATCTCGAAGGGCCGGGGTACGCTTTATTCAAATACGGCGAGGGCCTGACCTATTGA
- the hemC gene encoding hydroxymethylbilane synthase: protein MHIKIGTRASRLALWQAEHIQQVLGAGGLTSELVLIETKGDQILDRSLAKIGSKGVFTQELEDQLRAGSIDIAVHSAKDLQSSLPADLGIIAFTEREQVNDVLVSRNNALSLTSGQPFVIGTSSTRRVAMLRHYCPHIKVVDMRGNLQTRLRKLDEGQCDALLLAFAGVHRMQYDDLIAEHLPIADFTPAVGQGSIAIEAAHTLPLDKLEAVRRLTNHEPTEACLKAERAYLRRLEGGCSIPVFGLATWVGENVSLTGGIISLDGTQILRETFVGPPAEAEQLGNQLAEHILGLGGAEILLSIRANL, encoded by the coding sequence ATGCACATTAAAATAGGAACACGCGCGAGCCGACTGGCGCTCTGGCAGGCCGAACATATTCAACAGGTGCTGGGGGCCGGAGGGCTTACGTCGGAGCTGGTTCTGATCGAAACCAAAGGCGATCAGATTCTGGACCGGTCGCTGGCCAAAATCGGGAGTAAAGGCGTATTTACACAGGAGCTGGAAGATCAACTCCGGGCGGGCTCTATCGACATTGCCGTTCACAGTGCCAAAGACCTGCAATCGTCGCTACCGGCTGATCTGGGCATTATTGCCTTTACGGAGCGCGAGCAGGTTAACGATGTACTGGTGAGCCGCAACAACGCGCTGTCGCTCACGAGCGGGCAGCCGTTTGTAATCGGCACCTCCTCCACCCGGCGGGTGGCTATGCTCCGGCATTATTGCCCGCACATCAAGGTAGTCGATATGCGCGGTAACCTTCAAACCCGGCTTCGGAAACTCGACGAGGGGCAGTGCGACGCGCTGCTGCTGGCCTTTGCGGGTGTGCACCGGATGCAGTACGACGACCTAATTGCCGAACACCTGCCCATAGCCGACTTTACACCCGCTGTGGGGCAGGGCAGCATTGCCATTGAAGCGGCCCATACATTACCCCTCGACAAACTCGAAGCCGTTCGCCGACTGACCAATCACGAACCCACTGAAGCCTGCCTGAAAGCTGAGCGAGCGTACCTGCGTCGGCTCGAAGGCGGTTGTAGCATTCCGGTGTTTGGGCTGGCCACCTGGGTGGGCGAAAACGTGAGCCTGACCGGTGGAATCATCAGTCTGGATGGTACACAGATACTTCGCGAAACGTTTGTAGGGCCACCCGCCGAAGCCGAGCAGCTGGGCAACCAATTGGCCGAGCATATTCTGGGGCTGGGCGGTGCCGAGATCCTGCTGAGTATTCGCGCCAACTTATAA
- a CDS encoding glycosyltransferase family 2 protein codes for MNIPPVATPISAVLITLNSERLLGPVLDALQWCNEIVVVDSGSTDGTLQIARDRGARVLHRDFDGFGPQKRFAVAQAVHDWVLVVDADEVVTPELRAEIQSRVGHEEGVVGYKVPISLIFMERLMRHGSEYKMPHLRLFNRTFGTYNLSHVHEDVELSGGRVLTLKDHMLHDSYGSMHEYFEKLNRYTTAGARELDRRGRKASTAQVVFRLPLTFLKEYLLKKNVLNGYPGFVWSLFSAMYPVVKYAKLHELQQKRSSPEERPARMYEDRTH; via the coding sequence ATGAATATACCCCCTGTGGCAACACCGATTAGTGCCGTTCTGATCACCCTCAATTCTGAGCGTTTGCTGGGCCCCGTTCTCGATGCCCTGCAATGGTGCAACGAGATTGTGGTGGTCGATTCGGGTAGTACCGATGGTACGCTTCAGATAGCCCGCGACCGGGGTGCCCGGGTGTTACACCGTGACTTCGACGGGTTTGGGCCGCAGAAACGGTTCGCGGTGGCGCAGGCTGTGCACGATTGGGTGCTCGTGGTCGACGCCGACGAGGTGGTAACCCCTGAGCTACGGGCCGAAATTCAGAGTCGAGTGGGCCACGAGGAGGGCGTAGTGGGCTACAAAGTGCCGATCTCGCTTATTTTCATGGAGCGGCTCATGCGTCACGGCAGCGAATACAAGATGCCGCACCTTCGGCTGTTCAACCGGACGTTTGGTACTTACAATCTGAGTCATGTACACGAGGATGTAGAACTAAGCGGGGGGCGGGTGCTTACCCTGAAAGACCATATGCTGCACGACAGCTACGGGTCGATGCATGAGTACTTCGAAAAACTGAACCGCTACACCACGGCCGGTGCCCGCGAGCTCGACCGGCGTGGCCGCAAAGCCTCAACGGCTCAGGTTGTGTTTCGTTTGCCGCTTACGTTTTTGAAAGAGTACCTGCTGAAAAAAAACGTACTCAACGGGTATCCGGGCTTTGTATGGTCGTTGTTTTCGGCCATGTACCCGGTGGTGAAGTATGCCAAGCTGCACGAACTCCAACAAAAAAGGTCGTCCCCGGAGGAACGACCTGCACGCATGTATGAAGACAGGACCCATTAG
- a CDS encoding DUF4258 domain-containing protein, which produces MDKFDYKLSVHASEQAQERGISELVIHQVLRSPEQIVDDESGVEGQKVFQSRIIFDENRTYLVRVFVNISQNPAVVKTVYKTSQISKYYHEG; this is translated from the coding sequence ATGGATAAATTCGATTACAAGCTATCAGTACATGCATCTGAGCAAGCCCAAGAGCGTGGAATATCTGAGTTAGTTATACATCAAGTACTTAGATCGCCTGAGCAAATAGTGGACGATGAATCAGGCGTAGAAGGACAAAAAGTTTTCCAATCGAGAATCATTTTTGACGAAAATAGAACGTACTTAGTGAGAGTATTTGTCAACATCAGCCAAAACCCCGCTGTAGTAAAGACAGTTTACAAGACATCACAAATAAGCAAATACTATCATGAAGGTTAA
- a CDS encoding OPT family oligopeptide transporter produces the protein MSDFKPFISDNESPAEFTLKAIITGALFGVLFGAATVYLSLKAGLSVSASIPIAVLAISFGRRFLNTTILENNIIQTTGSAGESIASGVVFTLPGFLFLTGGVGADFFNYWTILTLAILGGLVGTLMMIPLRRSLIVQEHGTLPYPEGTACASVLIAGERGGDFAKTAYQGLGIALVYALLQKVLHLIAEVPVWATKQTNRYFPSAQVSGEITPEYLGVGYIIGFRISAVLVGGGILAWLGLIPLLASLVPGDVIAAQLIKLGYLTDLQTAGGPGGWNPQTKTFTDTAAAVYRAYIRQIGAGAVTAGGFMTLIKTIPTIVSSFRSSFGGGTTLSLGQGEGAGAGTTRRTEQDLSIKIVVLGSLALVALMLILPQIPGDSLLTKLLIGVLVVVFGFFFVTVASRIVGLIGSSSSPVSGMTIATIMGTSLVFIAFGLTGQAYEPAVLVVGGMICVAAATAGATSQDLKTGYIVGATPKYQQIALFIGVIVSSLVIGATVKVLDTPTPDLVAQGINHAIGSDKFPAPQGTLMATLIKGLLSFNLDWQFVLVGAFLAFVFELVGVSALAFAVGLYLPLSTTLPIFAGGLVKAFSDWNNRRRNQVEEDSDLGKGNLFATGLVAGGALAGVAVALLSVNETVYNALAGLSLEPALAETLGEGGYMLLGALAFSGLAVVLGRVASQRQV, from the coding sequence ATGTCCGACTTCAAACCCTTCATCTCCGACAACGAATCGCCGGCCGAGTTTACGCTCAAAGCCATTATCACGGGGGCCTTGTTTGGCGTCTTGTTCGGGGCCGCCACCGTTTACCTGTCGCTCAAGGCTGGTTTGTCGGTATCCGCTTCGATTCCGATTGCCGTACTGGCTATCTCGTTTGGTCGACGGTTTCTGAACACCACCATCCTTGAGAACAACATTATCCAGACCACCGGGTCGGCGGGCGAGAGTATTGCTTCGGGGGTAGTGTTTACCCTGCCGGGCTTTCTGTTTCTGACGGGGGGCGTAGGAGCCGATTTTTTTAATTACTGGACTATTCTGACGCTGGCTATTCTGGGTGGCCTGGTCGGCACCTTGATGATGATTCCGCTCCGCCGGTCGCTCATTGTGCAGGAACACGGTACGCTCCCCTACCCTGAGGGTACGGCCTGCGCGTCGGTATTGATAGCGGGCGAACGCGGGGGCGACTTTGCCAAAACGGCCTATCAGGGACTGGGTATAGCGTTGGTGTATGCCCTGTTGCAAAAAGTATTGCACCTGATTGCCGAAGTACCGGTATGGGCTACCAAACAAACGAACCGTTATTTTCCTTCGGCGCAGGTCTCGGGCGAAATTACTCCCGAATACCTCGGTGTGGGTTACATTATCGGCTTCCGTATTTCGGCTGTGCTGGTGGGCGGGGGTATTCTGGCCTGGTTGGGGCTTATTCCGCTGCTGGCGTCGCTGGTACCGGGCGACGTAATTGCCGCGCAACTCATCAAGCTGGGCTACCTCACCGATCTGCAAACGGCGGGCGGACCCGGCGGCTGGAATCCGCAAACCAAAACCTTTACCGACACAGCCGCGGCTGTTTACCGGGCATACATCCGGCAGATTGGGGCCGGGGCCGTAACGGCCGGTGGTTTCATGACCCTGATCAAAACCATCCCGACCATCGTTTCGTCGTTTCGGTCCAGCTTTGGTGGGGGCACTACCCTCTCCTTAGGTCAAGGGGAGGGGGCAGGAGCAGGGACCACCCGCCGGACTGAGCAGGATTTAAGCATCAAAATTGTGGTACTGGGAAGTCTGGCTTTAGTAGCGCTGATGCTCATTTTACCCCAGATTCCCGGCGATTCGCTGTTGACCAAATTATTGATCGGCGTATTGGTAGTCGTATTCGGATTCTTTTTTGTGACGGTAGCCAGCCGAATTGTCGGCCTAATCGGGTCGTCGTCGTCGCCGGTTTCGGGGATGACCATTGCCACCATCATGGGCACCTCACTTGTTTTCATTGCTTTCGGGCTTACAGGGCAAGCCTACGAGCCTGCCGTACTTGTGGTGGGGGGTATGATCTGTGTGGCAGCCGCTACGGCCGGGGCTACTTCTCAGGATCTCAAAACGGGGTACATTGTTGGCGCGACGCCCAAATACCAGCAAATTGCCCTGTTTATCGGGGTCATTGTTTCATCGCTGGTGATTGGAGCCACGGTCAAAGTGCTGGATACCCCCACGCCCGATCTGGTAGCCCAGGGCATCAATCACGCCATTGGCTCCGACAAGTTTCCGGCTCCGCAGGGTACGCTGATGGCTACCCTCATCAAAGGGCTACTCTCGTTCAACCTCGACTGGCAGTTTGTACTCGTAGGAGCGTTTCTAGCCTTTGTATTCGAGCTGGTTGGCGTAAGTGCTCTGGCCTTTGCCGTAGGGCTTTACCTGCCGCTCTCCACTACCCTGCCGATTTTTGCAGGTGGGCTCGTAAAGGCTTTTTCGGACTGGAACAACCGGCGTCGGAACCAGGTCGAAGAAGATTCAGACTTAGGCAAAGGCAACCTGTTTGCCACCGGCCTCGTGGCAGGTGGTGCCCTCGCGGGAGTGGCCGTAGCCCTGCTGTCGGTTAATGAAACGGTGTACAACGCGCTGGCGGGCTTATCGCTCGAACCGGCCCTGGCCGAAACGCTCGGCGAAGGTGGCTACATGTTGCTGGGGGCACTGGCCTTCTCGGGGCTGGCCGTTGTGCTGGGCCGGGTAGCCAGTCAACGACAAGTCTAA
- a CDS encoding GNAT family N-acetyltransferase has product MTIRIAQTEADLRVCLPALLCLRPQLEAEAVLASLQDQQANERFSVAFVDGGDAPAPAVITYRQLTLLVSGKTIYIDDLTTLPEARGNGYAGALLDFVIEQARQLGCKTVSLDSGHGPDRADAHRLYLNKRFRISSHHFSLSL; this is encoded by the coding sequence ATGACCATTCGCATTGCCCAAACCGAAGCCGACCTCCGTGTTTGTTTGCCCGCTCTGCTGTGTTTACGCCCTCAGCTGGAGGCCGAAGCCGTACTGGCGTCGCTGCAAGACCAACAGGCGAACGAGCGGTTTTCGGTGGCGTTTGTCGACGGGGGCGATGCCCCGGCCCCGGCCGTGATTACCTACCGGCAACTAACCTTGCTGGTGTCGGGAAAAACAATCTATATCGATGACCTGACCACCTTGCCTGAGGCCCGTGGCAACGGGTACGCCGGGGCTTTGCTCGACTTTGTGATCGAACAGGCCCGTCAGCTTGGGTGCAAAACCGTTTCGCTCGACTCGGGTCACGGCCCCGACCGTGCCGATGCCCACCGCCTGTACCTGAACAAACGGTTTCGGATCAGCAGCCATCATTTTTCACTATCCTTGTAG
- a CDS encoding DUF2283 domain-containing protein, whose translation MKVKYDREVDILYIRLTESQIEESDEKTPGLILDYDQDGAVVGIEILNASQRISKPNSIELAIA comes from the coding sequence ATGAAGGTTAAGTATGATCGTGAGGTTGACATTTTGTACATCCGGTTAACCGAAAGTCAGATTGAGGAGAGCGATGAAAAAACGCCGGGCCTTATTCTGGATTACGATCAGGATGGTGCCGTGGTAGGTATTGAAATTTTGAATGCCTCTCAACGCATCAGTAAACCTAACAGCATCGAGTTAGCCATTGCCTGA